In Promicromonospora sp. Populi, one genomic interval encodes:
- a CDS encoding esterase-like activity of phytase family protein: protein MSPNRRHAAFIASGAALALGLSVIPAYAAGQQASTSSVASGVSAFGSAGTFGSPSPLGSPSARETFHRLATYPVFQNVPAGTDPAETTLAEISAVTDDGKTLVHTDAAARRIGFVDISDPDAPQGLGTLSLAELGSEHDEPTSVAVVGDYVLVVVDSSPSFTAPSGRLDIVDLATRTRVRSIDLGGQPDSIAVTHDGAHAVIAMENQRDEDALPDTGEGEEGDLPQAPAGFLQFVDLPGSDPAAWQTRPVALDVQALADAGLDTPQDAEPEYVAINPSDTKVAVTLQENNGVAVLDVVTGELESVFSAGDVALEGVDVDNDDVIDQTGSLPAVPREPDAIGWVDDEHVATANEGDWKGGTRGWSVFEAATGDVVWDAGADLEELAVSVGLHNDDRADNKGVEMEGLAVATLDGVRYAFVGSERSNFVAVYDVSRASRPRFVQVLATTNGPEGILPVPSRNLLVVSSEEDDAEVGVRASVSVFGKGYRYARDAGTPAFPSIVSADVRTADGEKKPIGWTALGALSADPDRRDRLWTVTDAAKSPTSILSVSTAGSRGTDDEPAVIDREIVVTEAGEPVGLDAEGIWARPSVRGKAGGFWLGVEGATGAQNALVRVSASGSVQQRISLPDDVASGLGRWGIEGVAGTVDRDGEHLFVALQRGLTSDDGLGGYARIGRYDVATGEWTWFGYPLSAPTADGDWVGLSEVTVVDSNTLAVIERDKLNGPAAELKAVYTVDLPKRDPRPGTVPVLRKKLAIDVLPALRATNGWTQEKLEGLTIGGDGRVYAVTDNDGVQDATGETVFLDLGSSWRLFR from the coding sequence GTGTCCCCCAACCGCCGCCACGCGGCATTCATCGCTTCCGGCGCCGCCCTCGCACTGGGGCTGAGCGTTATCCCGGCGTACGCCGCCGGTCAGCAGGCCTCGACGAGCTCGGTTGCAAGCGGCGTCAGCGCCTTCGGCTCGGCCGGCACGTTCGGCTCGCCCAGCCCGCTCGGCTCGCCCAGCGCACGCGAGACCTTCCACCGCCTCGCCACCTACCCCGTCTTCCAGAACGTCCCCGCTGGCACCGACCCCGCGGAGACGACGCTCGCCGAGATCTCCGCCGTCACCGACGACGGCAAGACCCTCGTCCACACCGATGCCGCCGCACGCCGGATCGGGTTCGTCGACATCAGCGACCCCGACGCGCCGCAGGGCCTCGGCACCCTCTCGCTCGCGGAGCTCGGCTCCGAGCATGACGAGCCGACGTCGGTCGCCGTCGTCGGCGACTACGTGCTCGTCGTCGTCGACAGCTCGCCGTCGTTCACCGCGCCGTCGGGCCGCCTCGACATCGTCGACCTCGCGACCCGCACCCGCGTGCGCTCGATCGACCTGGGCGGCCAGCCCGACTCGATAGCCGTCACGCACGACGGCGCCCACGCCGTCATCGCCATGGAGAACCAGCGCGACGAAGACGCGCTGCCCGACACCGGCGAGGGCGAGGAGGGCGACCTCCCGCAGGCCCCCGCCGGGTTCCTGCAGTTCGTGGACCTCCCGGGCAGCGACCCCGCGGCCTGGCAGACGCGCCCCGTTGCGCTCGACGTGCAGGCGCTCGCGGACGCGGGCCTGGACACCCCGCAGGACGCGGAGCCGGAGTACGTGGCGATCAACCCGTCCGACACCAAGGTCGCGGTGACGCTCCAGGAGAACAACGGCGTCGCGGTGCTCGACGTCGTCACAGGCGAGCTCGAGAGCGTGTTCTCCGCGGGCGACGTCGCGCTGGAGGGCGTGGACGTCGACAACGACGATGTGATCGACCAGACCGGTTCGCTCCCGGCGGTACCGCGCGAGCCCGACGCGATCGGCTGGGTGGACGACGAGCACGTCGCCACGGCGAACGAGGGCGACTGGAAGGGCGGCACGCGCGGCTGGTCGGTCTTCGAGGCCGCGACCGGCGACGTCGTCTGGGACGCGGGCGCCGACCTCGAGGAGCTGGCCGTGAGCGTGGGCCTGCACAACGACGACCGCGCCGACAACAAGGGCGTGGAGATGGAGGGCCTCGCGGTCGCGACGCTCGACGGGGTCCGGTACGCGTTCGTGGGTTCCGAGCGGTCCAACTTCGTGGCCGTCTACGACGTGTCCCGCGCGTCGAGGCCGCGGTTCGTGCAGGTCCTGGCCACGACGAACGGTCCGGAGGGGATCCTGCCGGTCCCGTCGCGGAACCTGCTCGTCGTCTCCTCCGAGGAGGACGACGCCGAGGTCGGCGTCCGCGCGTCGGTGTCGGTGTTCGGCAAGGGGTACCGGTACGCCCGCGATGCTGGAACGCCCGCGTTCCCGTCGATCGTCTCCGCCGACGTCCGCACCGCTGACGGCGAGAAGAAGCCGATCGGCTGGACCGCGCTCGGCGCCCTCTCGGCCGACCCGGACCGGCGGGACCGCCTGTGGACGGTGACCGACGCCGCGAAGTCGCCGACGTCGATCCTCTCCGTCTCGACCGCAGGCTCGCGCGGCACCGACGACGAGCCCGCGGTGATCGACCGCGAGATCGTCGTCACCGAGGCCGGCGAACCGGTCGGCCTGGACGCCGAGGGCATCTGGGCCCGGCCGTCCGTCCGGGGCAAAGCCGGCGGGTTCTGGCTCGGCGTCGAGGGTGCGACCGGCGCGCAGAACGCGCTGGTGCGCGTGTCGGCGTCGGGCAGCGTCCAGCAGCGGATCAGCCTGCCCGACGACGTTGCCTCGGGCCTCGGGCGATGGGGCATCGAGGGTGTGGCCGGGACGGTGGACCGCGACGGTGAGCACCTCTTCGTCGCGCTGCAGCGTGGCCTGACCAGCGACGACGGCCTCGGCGGTTACGCCCGCATCGGGCGGTACGACGTCGCGACCGGCGAGTGGACCTGGTTCGGCTACCCGCTGTCCGCGCCGACCGCCGATGGCGACTGGGTGGGCCTGTCCGAGGTGACGGTGGTGGACAGCAACACGCTCGCCGTGATCGAGCGGGACAAGCTCAACGGCCCGGCGGCGGAGCTCAAGGCCGTGTACACGGTGGACCTGCCGAAGCGCGACCCGCGCCCGGGCACGGTTCCGGTGCTCCGCAAAAAGCTGGCGATCGACGTCCTGCCCGCGCTGCGTGCGACGAACGGCTGGACGCAGGAGAAGCTCGAGGGCCTCACGATCGGCGGTGACGGCCGCGTCTACGCCGTGACCGACAACGACGGCGTGCAGGACGCGACCGGCGAGACGGTTTTCCTCGACCTGGGCAGCTCGTGGAGGCTGTTCCGCTGA
- a CDS encoding alpha-amylase family protein — MMRHPNVPRRLFATLTTFATALTLGLVAVAAAPTVERADAATPPHGDGDVILNMFQWTWDSVAAECANTIGPAGFGYVQVSPPMEHVRGSQWWTSYQPVSYRIESKLGTRAEFANMVAACDAVGVGVIADAVVNHMAAGSGTGVAGSTYGQDSFPGTYSAPDFNDCRTNIADYTNRYEVQNCRLVSLQDLRTGSDYVRGRLAAYFNDLVSLGVDGFRIDAAKHIPASDLAAIKSRMNNPNVFWVHEVIGAAGEPIQPAEYLGSGDSHEFNYARQLRANFDGQIRNLRFIGDGKLPYDRAGVFVDNHDTERNGETMSYKWGAKYILANTFMLSWPYGSPTVYSGYEFSNNDAGAPGATETTVPDATCGAGRWTCTQRWTEIRGMVGFHNAVSGTLVTNWWDDGGNLVAYGRGNRGYVVLNNTASAVSRSFQTSLPAGTYCDVVASSNCSVTRTVGSDGWFTATVPAYGALAIHVNARG; from the coding sequence ATGATGCGCCATCCGAACGTGCCCCGACGCCTGTTCGCCACCCTGACGACGTTCGCCACCGCACTCACCCTGGGCCTGGTCGCCGTTGCGGCCGCTCCCACCGTGGAACGAGCCGACGCCGCTACCCCGCCGCACGGTGACGGGGACGTCATCCTGAACATGTTCCAGTGGACCTGGGACTCGGTCGCCGCGGAGTGCGCCAATACGATCGGCCCGGCCGGGTTCGGCTACGTGCAGGTCTCTCCACCGATGGAGCACGTCCGTGGCTCCCAGTGGTGGACCTCGTACCAGCCGGTGAGCTACCGGATCGAGTCCAAGCTGGGCACCCGCGCCGAGTTCGCGAACATGGTCGCCGCCTGCGACGCGGTCGGCGTCGGCGTGATCGCGGACGCCGTCGTGAACCACATGGCGGCGGGTTCCGGCACTGGGGTCGCAGGCAGCACCTACGGCCAGGACTCGTTCCCCGGCACCTACAGCGCCCCGGACTTCAACGACTGCCGCACCAACATCGCGGACTACACCAACCGGTACGAGGTGCAGAACTGCCGCCTGGTCTCGCTGCAGGACCTGCGCACCGGCTCCGACTACGTGCGCGGCCGGCTGGCCGCCTACTTCAACGACCTGGTCTCGCTCGGCGTCGACGGGTTCCGGATCGACGCCGCGAAACACATCCCGGCGTCGGACCTCGCGGCGATCAAGTCCCGGATGAACAACCCGAACGTGTTCTGGGTGCACGAGGTGATCGGCGCGGCGGGCGAGCCCATCCAGCCGGCCGAGTATCTGGGCAGCGGAGACTCGCACGAGTTCAACTACGCCCGGCAGCTCAGGGCCAACTTCGACGGGCAGATCAGGAACCTGCGGTTCATCGGTGACGGCAAGCTGCCGTACGACCGAGCGGGAGTGTTCGTGGACAACCACGACACCGAGCGCAACGGCGAGACGATGAGCTACAAGTGGGGCGCCAAGTACATCCTGGCCAACACGTTCATGCTGTCCTGGCCCTACGGTTCGCCCACCGTGTACTCGGGTTACGAGTTCTCCAACAACGACGCCGGTGCGCCCGGCGCCACCGAGACCACGGTCCCGGACGCGACCTGCGGCGCCGGGCGGTGGACGTGCACGCAGCGGTGGACGGAGATCCGCGGCATGGTCGGCTTCCACAACGCCGTCTCCGGCACGTTGGTCACAAACTGGTGGGACGACGGCGGCAACCTCGTCGCCTACGGCCGGGGCAACCGGGGGTACGTGGTGCTGAACAACACGGCCTCTGCCGTGTCGCGCTCGTTCCAGACGTCGCTCCCGGCGGGGACGTACTGCGACGTCGTCGCGTCGTCGAACTGCTCGGTGACGCGGACCGTCGGCAGCGACGGCTGGTTCACCGCGACGGTCCCGGCGTACGGAGCACTGGCGATCCACGTGAACGCCCGAGGCTGA
- a CDS encoding MFS transporter gives MTVLAELRALLRLPGFRKLFAVRLVSQAGDGMFQVGLASLLFFSPQSQGSAAAIAGAFAVMLAPFTVVGPFAGVFLDRWQRRQVLVYGNAVRVLITGTMAVLMLTQGVSPAIYVLGLAALSVNRFLLAGLSAGLPRVVQGDLLLTANALTPTLGAGAAFLGGGIGFVLGLAMPAGRIQDATALACACVVMGCAALLGLRMSRTLLGPERPAVDSIRNQIVAVARGLVDGARYLAARRTPGQALLVMALHRFLYGVVFIASILMSRNLLADPGDRTAGLATFATVIGATGVGGGLAIVLTAVLARRMAPQTWIAVMLLVAGASQLILVPEPGIVTVVTAAALLGLAAQGAKIAVDTIVQRDSEDAYRGRAFAFYDVLYNAAFVGAAAIAAFLVPDAGWSPGLFVALSLGYVAAAILFGMRGARTASLPRQTQSG, from the coding sequence GTGACAGTCCTTGCAGAGCTACGTGCGCTGCTGCGCCTCCCCGGGTTCCGCAAGCTGTTCGCGGTACGCCTGGTCTCCCAGGCCGGTGACGGCATGTTCCAGGTGGGGCTCGCCAGCCTCCTGTTCTTCAGCCCGCAGTCGCAGGGGTCGGCCGCGGCGATCGCCGGCGCGTTCGCGGTGATGCTGGCGCCGTTCACGGTGGTGGGTCCGTTCGCCGGTGTGTTCCTGGACCGCTGGCAGCGCCGCCAGGTGCTGGTCTACGGCAATGCGGTGCGGGTGCTGATCACCGGCACGATGGCGGTGCTCATGCTCACCCAGGGCGTCTCCCCGGCGATCTACGTGCTCGGGCTCGCCGCCCTGAGCGTCAACCGGTTCCTCCTCGCGGGCCTGTCGGCGGGCCTGCCGCGGGTGGTCCAGGGCGACCTGCTGCTCACGGCCAATGCGCTCACGCCGACGCTCGGCGCGGGCGCGGCGTTCCTCGGGGGCGGCATCGGCTTTGTGCTCGGCCTCGCGATGCCGGCCGGCCGCATCCAGGACGCGACGGCGCTGGCCTGCGCGTGCGTCGTCATGGGCTGCGCCGCGCTGCTCGGGCTGCGGATGTCGCGCACGCTGCTGGGCCCGGAGCGCCCGGCCGTGGACTCGATCCGCAACCAGATCGTGGCCGTGGCGCGCGGCCTGGTCGACGGCGCCCGCTACCTGGCCGCCCGCCGCACCCCCGGCCAGGCCCTGCTGGTGATGGCGCTGCACCGGTTCCTCTACGGGGTGGTCTTCATCGCGTCGATCCTGATGTCGCGCAACCTGCTGGCCGACCCGGGTGATCGCACCGCCGGGCTCGCGACGTTTGCCACGGTGATCGGGGCGACCGGCGTCGGCGGCGGGCTCGCGATAGTGCTCACCGCGGTACTGGCCAGGCGGATGGCCCCGCAGACGTGGATCGCCGTGATGCTGCTTGTGGCGGGGGCGTCGCAGCTGATCCTCGTGCCCGAGCCGGGCATTGTCACCGTGGTCACGGCCGCCGCGCTGCTCGGGCTCGCGGCGCAGGGCGCGAAGATCGCCGTCGACACGATCGTGCAGCGCGACTCCGAGGACGCCTACCGCGGCCGCGCGTTCGCGTTCTACGACGTCCTCTACAACGCGGCGTTTGTGGGTGCCGCAGCCATCGCGGCCTTCCTCGTGCCCGACGCCGGATGGTCACCCGGGCTCTTCGTCGCTCTCTCCCTGGGGTACGTGGCGGCAGCGATCCTGTTCGGGATGCGGGGTGCACGCACGGCTTCGCTGCCTCGGCAAACGCAGAGCGGGTGA